In one Neobacillus sp. CF12 genomic region, the following are encoded:
- a CDS encoding BCCT family transporter: MLSKLKIGNSVFIISLLLTLIFIVWGVFFTDNLAKVTDIIYNGSIDYLGWVYLGATLFFVIFSIYLLFSKYGDIRLGKKTDRPDFNTASWLAMLFGAGMGIGIVYWSVAEPVTHYTSPPYGEAYTVDAANTAMKYTFFHWGLDPWAIYTVIGLALAFFQYNKRLPAAISSAFHPILGDRIYGPIGKTIDILSIFATVFGIATSLGLGAMQVTSGMHDIFGVPNQLYVQMIVIVVATVIFIISINTGLEKGIQYLSNAAMLLSFLIMLLILIVGPTLTVIKVFFNTTGLYISDFIHMSLRLKPFGEGEWIASWTLFYWAWWIAWAPFVGMFIARVSKGRTVREFVIGVLVVPTLGTCIWMSIFGGSALDLVQNKDNHDLAKNITENVSLSIFTFFDYLPLSSVLSILGFAVVAIYYITVADTATFVLGMLSEGGTLNPSNKIKMTWGVIQSALAAVLLLAGGLNVLQTASIAAALPFAIIMIVMCFSLVKGLKSEVEVQRGNKRSAHHS, translated from the coding sequence ATGCTTAGCAAATTGAAAATAGGAAACAGTGTGTTTATTATTTCATTATTACTAACGCTCATTTTTATTGTTTGGGGAGTCTTTTTTACCGATAATCTCGCCAAAGTTACCGATATTATCTATAATGGTTCAATCGATTATCTTGGATGGGTGTATCTTGGAGCTACCCTATTCTTTGTTATCTTTTCCATCTATTTATTGTTCTCTAAATATGGTGATATTCGGCTTGGCAAGAAAACAGACAGACCAGATTTTAACACTGCATCTTGGCTTGCCATGTTATTCGGTGCGGGGATGGGAATCGGAATTGTGTACTGGAGTGTAGCCGAACCTGTCACTCATTATACATCTCCTCCTTATGGAGAGGCTTATACGGTGGACGCAGCCAATACGGCGATGAAATATACCTTTTTTCATTGGGGCCTTGATCCATGGGCCATTTATACAGTAATAGGTCTGGCTCTTGCCTTCTTTCAATATAACAAAAGGCTGCCTGCGGCTATAAGTTCTGCCTTCCATCCAATCTTGGGGGATAGGATTTACGGACCGATTGGAAAAACAATCGATATCCTGTCCATCTTTGCAACAGTCTTTGGTATCGCAACATCATTAGGTCTTGGTGCGATGCAGGTAACCTCCGGAATGCATGACATATTCGGTGTTCCTAATCAGTTATATGTCCAAATGATTGTGATCGTTGTCGCAACCGTAATATTTATTATCTCCATCAATACAGGATTAGAAAAGGGGATCCAATACTTATCCAATGCGGCGATGCTCCTCTCTTTTTTGATTATGCTGCTGATTCTAATCGTTGGTCCAACTCTGACTGTCATTAAAGTTTTTTTTAATACAACGGGTCTTTATATTAGTGACTTTATACATATGAGTTTAAGATTAAAGCCCTTTGGTGAAGGCGAATGGATTGCCTCCTGGACACTTTTTTATTGGGCATGGTGGATTGCCTGGGCACCATTTGTTGGCATGTTTATCGCCAGGGTTTCAAAAGGAAGAACAGTAAGAGAATTTGTTATTGGCGTGCTGGTTGTTCCTACCCTCGGAACCTGTATCTGGATGTCCATCTTCGGCGGCTCAGCCCTTGACTTGGTTCAAAACAAAGACAACCATGACCTAGCAAAAAATATTACCGAGAATGTTTCATTGTCGATCTTTACATTCTTTGATTATCTACCATTAAGTTCTGTGTTAAGTATTTTAGGATTTGCTGTTGTTGCGATTTATTATATAACCGTCGCTGATACAGCCACCTTTGTATTAGGAATGCTAAGTGAAGGCGGTACATTAAATCCTTCCAATAAAATTAAAATGACATGGGGTGTCATTCAATCCGCTTTGGCTGCTGTATTGCTTTTGGCTGGAGGGTTGAACGTTTTGCAAACTGCTTCCATTGCAGCAGCCCTGCCCTTTGCAATCATCATGATTGTCATGTGCTTCTCATTAGTGAAAGGGTTAAAAAGTGAAGTTGAAGTACAAAGAGGAAATAAAAGAAGCGCGCACCATTCCTAA
- the ahpF gene encoding alkyl hydroperoxide reductase subunit F yields the protein MLLDADIKAQLSQYLQLMEGDILLKVSAGTDDVSRDMLLLIDELATMSSNIKVEKTELERTPSFSVNRIGEDTGVTFAGIPLGHEFTSLVLALLQVSGRAPKVDQKVIDQIKAIKGEYHFESYISLTCHNCPDVVQALNIMSVLNPGISHTMIDGAAYKSEVESKNIMAVPTVFLNGENFGGGRMTIEEILAKMGSGTDASELSEKEPFDVLVVGGGPAGASAAIYAARKGIRTGIVAERFGGQVMDTMGIENFIGTKYTEGPKVAASLEEHVKEYDIDVMNLQRAKRLEKNEFVEIELENGAVLKSKTVILSTGARWRNVGVPGEAEFKNKGVAYCPHCDGPLFAGKRVAVIGGGNSGIEAAIDLAGIVKHVTVLEFAAELKADAVLQDRLYSLPNVTVILNAQTKEITGTDKVNGISYMDRETEEVKHIELEGIFVQIGLVPNTDWLEGTLERTRMGEIIVDKHGATSIPGVFAAGDCTDSAYKQIIISMGSGATAALGAFDYLIRN from the coding sequence ATGTTACTAGATGCAGATATAAAAGCTCAGTTATCCCAGTATCTTCAACTAATGGAAGGAGATATCCTTCTTAAAGTCAGCGCAGGAACCGATGACGTATCTCGTGACATGTTGCTTTTAATAGATGAATTGGCAACCATGTCTTCTAACATTAAGGTTGAAAAAACAGAACTAGAGAGAACACCAAGCTTTAGTGTAAATCGTATCGGCGAAGACACTGGAGTAACGTTTGCTGGTATTCCTCTAGGACATGAATTCACTTCATTAGTATTGGCACTTCTGCAGGTGAGCGGAAGAGCACCAAAGGTTGACCAAAAGGTAATTGATCAAATTAAAGCAATCAAAGGTGAATATCACTTTGAATCTTATATCAGCTTAACTTGCCACAACTGTCCTGATGTTGTACAAGCCTTAAACATCATGAGCGTCCTCAACCCTGGTATTTCTCATACCATGATTGATGGTGCAGCTTACAAATCTGAGGTTGAAAGCAAGAACATCATGGCAGTACCAACTGTTTTCCTTAATGGGGAAAACTTTGGCGGCGGCCGTATGACGATTGAAGAAATCCTTGCTAAAATGGGTTCTGGTACAGACGCTTCCGAGCTTTCTGAAAAAGAACCATTTGATGTGTTAGTTGTTGGTGGTGGTCCAGCTGGAGCAAGTGCAGCGATTTATGCCGCCCGTAAAGGTATTCGTACAGGTATCGTCGCTGAACGCTTTGGCGGTCAGGTTATGGATACAATGGGTATCGAGAACTTTATCGGTACGAAATATACGGAAGGCCCTAAAGTGGCAGCAAGTCTTGAAGAGCACGTCAAAGAATACGACATTGATGTCATGAATCTTCAGCGTGCAAAGCGGTTAGAAAAGAATGAATTTGTGGAAATTGAACTCGAAAACGGTGCGGTTCTAAAAAGTAAAACCGTCATCCTTTCAACTGGAGCTCGCTGGCGTAATGTTGGCGTCCCGGGTGAGGCTGAGTTCAAGAACAAAGGTGTAGCCTATTGTCCACACTGTGATGGTCCATTGTTTGCAGGAAAACGCGTAGCTGTTATTGGCGGCGGTAATTCCGGTATTGAGGCAGCAATCGACCTTGCAGGAATCGTCAAGCATGTAACCGTTCTTGAGTTTGCAGCAGAACTAAAAGCTGATGCAGTGCTGCAGGATCGTCTTTACAGCCTGCCAAATGTGACTGTTATACTTAATGCTCAAACTAAAGAAATTACCGGTACTGATAAAGTAAATGGTATTTCCTATATGGATCGTGAAACTGAAGAAGTTAAGCATATTGAGTTAGAAGGTATTTTCGTTCAAATCGGTCTTGTTCCAAACACCGACTGGTTAGAGGGTACCCTTGAACGCACTCGTATGGGAGAAATCATTGTAGACAAGCATGGTGCTACTAGTATTCCAGGAGTATTTGCTGCTGGTGACTGTACTGATAGTGCTTATAAGCAAATTATTATTTCTATGGGTTCAGGTGCTACTGCAGCATTAGGTGCGTTTGATTACCTGATTCGGAATTAA
- the ahpC gene encoding alkyl hydroperoxide reductase subunit C: MSLIGKEVSAFNAKAYFNGDFISVSEANFKGKWSVVCFYPADFTFVCPTELEDLQNEYATLKDLGVEVYSVSTDTHFTHKAWHDTSETIGKIEYIMIGDPSQKLSRIFDVLDEEEGLAQRGTFIIDPDGIVQAMEINADGIGRDASTLVNKIKAAQYVRNNPGEVCPAKWQEGSATLKPSLDLVGKI; the protein is encoded by the coding sequence ATGTCATTAATCGGTAAAGAAGTATCAGCATTCAACGCAAAAGCTTATTTTAACGGAGATTTCATCAGTGTTAGCGAAGCTAACTTTAAAGGTAAATGGAGTGTTGTTTGCTTTTACCCAGCGGATTTCACATTCGTATGCCCTACTGAATTAGAAGACTTACAAAACGAATACGCAACGCTAAAAGATCTTGGTGTAGAAGTATATTCTGTTTCTACTGATACACATTTCACACATAAAGCATGGCACGATACATCCGAAACAATCGGCAAAATCGAATACATTATGATTGGTGACCCTTCTCAAAAGCTTTCTCGTATCTTTGATGTTCTAGACGAAGAAGAAGGTCTTGCACAACGCGGAACGTTCATCATCGATCCAGATGGTATTGTACAAGCTATGGAAATCAATGCAGACGGTATCGGCCGTGACGCAAGCACGCTTGTAAACAAAATCAAAGCAGCACAATATGTTCGCAACAATCCAGGTGAAGTTTGCCCAGCTAAATGGCAAGAAGGTTCTGCAACACTTAAGCCAAGCCTTGACCTTGTAGGAAAAATTTAA
- a CDS encoding LacI family DNA-binding transcriptional regulator has protein sequence MGYTIYDIARVANVSKSTVSRVLNNQSNISEDARNRVIKAIEELNYQPSKLARALSSSFDAIMVVSRSAKTTANNPFFSEILQTVAEKAEEENFDVILQTAKNSRDELEKCIAKIKGKMIKGIIMLSSPINEELFKQLDVFNIPIVVIGKVDGTYNNIFSVDTDNYHDSYEITKYLIQQGHKKIACVHSPLEYHVSIDRLNGYKACMEDHQLQVQEEWMIDGGYNVETGSLAARKLILGANRPSAVLATDDLKVISIYKTAIELGVSIPQDLSVVGYSNSSFIPFLTPSLTSVEIPVRKLGETGADLLFTIIRKNKPEEAHTIIKTEKVIQDSVLKKFTYNS, from the coding sequence TTGGGCTACACCATATATGATATTGCCCGGGTTGCAAATGTTTCTAAATCAACCGTGTCCCGTGTATTGAATAATCAGAGTAATATTTCTGAAGATGCTAGAAATCGTGTCATTAAAGCAATTGAAGAATTGAATTACCAGCCTAGCAAATTGGCCAGGGCTCTATCCTCCAGTTTTGATGCCATCATGGTTGTTTCTCGGTCTGCAAAGACGACAGCAAACAATCCATTTTTCTCAGAAATCCTCCAGACGGTAGCAGAAAAAGCGGAAGAAGAAAATTTCGATGTCATCCTGCAAACCGCAAAAAATAGCAGGGATGAACTGGAGAAGTGCATCGCCAAAATAAAAGGAAAAATGATTAAAGGAATCATCATGTTGAGTTCTCCTATTAATGAAGAATTGTTCAAACAGCTCGATGTTTTTAATATTCCAATCGTCGTCATTGGTAAAGTCGACGGTACCTATAACAATATATTTTCTGTAGATACCGATAACTATCATGACAGTTATGAGATAACAAAATATTTAATCCAACAAGGTCACAAAAAGATTGCCTGTGTACACTCTCCACTTGAATACCATGTTTCCATAGATCGTCTAAATGGTTATAAAGCTTGTATGGAGGATCATCAATTGCAAGTACAGGAAGAATGGATGATTGACGGCGGTTACAACGTAGAAACAGGCAGCCTTGCAGCCAGGAAGCTGATTTTAGGAGCAAACCGCCCTTCAGCAGTGTTGGCCACTGATGATTTAAAAGTGATCAGCATTTATAAAACGGCAATAGAACTCGGCGTTTCCATTCCACAGGATCTATCCGTTGTGGGTTACAGTAATTCGAGTTTTATTCCCTTTCTGACCCCTTCCCTGACTAGTGTAGAAATACCGGTCAGAAAGCTAGGAGAAACTGGGGCAGACCTCCTCTTTACTATTATTAGAAAAAATAAGCCTGAGGAAGCGCATACCATCATTAAGACAGAAAAAGTAATTCAAGATTCCGTTCTAAAAAAATTCACTTATAATAGTTAA
- a CDS encoding alpha-amylase family glycosyl hydrolase: MKTIKERLSFIYEDHDVDSLWTSIEERMAKTKALPLKARKQNWDQRDVFLITYGDQFQEVNQPTLNTFKKMFDKYLADKFEIVHLLPFYPYSSDDGFSVIDYKKVNPVLGDWEQINELSGAARIMFDDVCNHISAKSEWFQEFLKGNPEYENYFIDMNPTIDLSAVTRPRAHPLLTKFILENGIEKNIWTTFSEDQIDLNFANPQVLLEMIDVLLFYIEQGAEYIRLDAIGFLWKEAGTTSIHLEKTHEIVKIFRSIADEVAKGTVLITETNVPHKDNISYFGNGNDEAHMVYQFPLPPLVLYSIHNGNGTALSKWARELLPTGLDTTFFNFLASHDGIGVNPIRGIIPEEEILSMIEDLQKEGALVNYKKNPDGTQSPYEINVTYLDALNLQSDDDDVRVKRFLAAHSILLALPGVPAIYVQSILGSRNDVEGVARTGMNRSINRQKYTMSDIENELNNPDTLRNKVFTELTKIIAVRKEETLFHPNTRMEVLDLGEKLFAFKRVNDKEESLLAIINLTNELVECDLTGSFFDTISGEKINCEHSISLEPYQFVWLKPAD; the protein is encoded by the coding sequence ATGAAAACGATTAAAGAAAGACTTTCATTTATTTATGAGGATCATGATGTTGATTCACTTTGGACAAGCATTGAGGAGCGTATGGCAAAAACAAAGGCGCTACCACTTAAGGCAAGAAAACAAAACTGGGATCAACGCGATGTGTTTCTCATTACATATGGCGACCAATTTCAGGAAGTAAACCAACCTACGCTAAACACTTTTAAAAAGATGTTTGATAAGTACTTAGCGGATAAATTTGAGATTGTACATTTACTGCCTTTTTATCCATACTCGTCGGATGACGGTTTTTCCGTTATTGATTACAAGAAGGTAAATCCTGTCTTGGGTGATTGGGAGCAAATTAATGAGCTTTCAGGTGCTGCTCGGATTATGTTTGATGATGTATGTAACCATATCTCTGCCAAGAGTGAATGGTTTCAAGAATTCCTAAAAGGGAATCCGGAATATGAAAATTATTTCATTGATATGAATCCAACGATTGATTTGAGTGCAGTTACAAGACCGAGGGCTCATCCGCTGTTAACTAAATTCATTTTAGAAAATGGAATAGAGAAGAATATTTGGACAACCTTCAGTGAAGATCAGATTGACTTGAACTTTGCTAATCCTCAGGTGTTGCTCGAGATGATTGATGTATTGCTCTTTTACATTGAGCAAGGAGCAGAATATATTCGGTTGGATGCAATCGGATTCTTGTGGAAAGAGGCTGGTACGACAAGTATCCATCTCGAAAAAACCCATGAAATTGTGAAGATTTTCCGCTCGATTGCGGATGAAGTTGCGAAAGGGACAGTGCTCATTACGGAAACAAACGTCCCACACAAAGATAATATTTCTTATTTTGGAAATGGTAATGATGAGGCACATATGGTTTACCAATTCCCGCTGCCGCCACTTGTTCTTTATTCTATCCATAATGGTAATGGAACGGCACTTTCAAAGTGGGCAAGGGAGCTTTTGCCAACCGGGCTGGATACAACCTTTTTCAATTTCCTCGCATCCCATGATGGGATTGGGGTAAATCCGATACGCGGAATCATTCCGGAAGAAGAGATTCTGTCGATGATCGAAGATTTGCAAAAAGAAGGGGCTTTGGTCAACTATAAGAAAAATCCAGATGGGACCCAGAGCCCGTATGAAATTAATGTCACTTATCTTGATGCGTTAAATTTACAATCAGACGATGATGATGTTCGTGTGAAAAGGTTTCTAGCTGCCCATTCAATTCTGCTAGCCCTTCCTGGAGTACCGGCTATCTACGTTCAAAGTATACTTGGTTCACGGAATGACGTGGAGGGTGTTGCAAGAACAGGGATGAACCGCTCGATCAATCGCCAAAAATACACGATGTCTGATATCGAAAATGAGTTAAATAATCCGGATACCTTACGGAATAAAGTCTTCACTGAATTAACCAAGATCATCGCAGTCAGGAAAGAAGAAACGCTTTTCCACCCGAATACTAGAATGGAAGTCCTTGATTTGGGAGAGAAATTATTCGCTTTTAAACGGGTGAATGACAAGGAAGAAAGCCTTTTAGCCATCATTAACCTAACGAATGAATTGGTAGAATGTGACCTAACAGGAAGCTTCTTTGATACTATTTCTGGTGAAAAAATAAATTGTGAACATTCCATTTCATTAGAACCATATCAATTTGTTTGGCTGAAGCCAGCTGATTAG
- a CDS encoding sugar ABC transporter substrate-binding protein, translating to MIKKGLFAFIMLFVTAALTACGNGNENDGKTTIEFMHSSVEQERLAVINELVAKFEKENPDIKIKQVPVEEDSFNTKVVTLASAGVLPAVIEVGQDYAKVMDKDELIDKDAVKSVLDQVGHDHFYDGALKLVKTEDGKSFTGVPISGWVQGIWYNKEMLAYKGFEEPKSWDEVLTIAKAFTDSSNKKYGIALPTVEGGFSEQAFSQFALSNNANVLDREGKLNMNTPEMKEALIFYQELAKYTMPGSNDVTEVKDAFMNGSAPMAVYSTYILPAVYEQGNSANIGFAIPTEETKAVYGTVSALTISSGLEDEQKTAAKKFVEFVAQPENMTRWVLMSPGGAQPVSKLVVENEVYHANDVVKSFGELSTEIAASFDDVQMFGLVEGKNFLKMGDVTSSGAIPKLINSITVGEKKVNSELKKADKAISEILKEK from the coding sequence ATGATAAAAAAAGGATTGTTCGCATTCATTATGTTGTTTGTAACAGCAGCTTTAACTGCTTGTGGCAACGGAAATGAAAATGATGGAAAGACAACAATCGAATTTATGCATTCATCTGTTGAACAGGAACGCCTGGCTGTTATTAATGAATTGGTTGCAAAGTTCGAGAAAGAAAATCCAGACATTAAAATCAAGCAAGTTCCAGTTGAAGAAGATTCTTTTAATACAAAAGTTGTCACGTTGGCAAGTGCAGGGGTCCTTCCGGCAGTTATTGAAGTAGGACAAGACTATGCAAAAGTAATGGATAAGGACGAACTTATCGACAAAGATGCTGTAAAAAGTGTTCTCGATCAAGTAGGTCATGATCACTTTTATGACGGTGCATTGAAATTAGTGAAAACAGAAGATGGCAAAAGTTTCACTGGGGTACCAATCAGTGGTTGGGTACAAGGCATTTGGTACAACAAAGAAATGCTTGCTTACAAAGGATTTGAAGAACCGAAAAGCTGGGATGAAGTATTAACGATCGCTAAGGCATTTACAGACAGCAGCAACAAAAAGTACGGAATTGCCTTACCAACTGTTGAAGGTGGATTTTCTGAGCAGGCATTTTCTCAATTTGCCCTTTCTAACAATGCGAATGTCCTAGATCGAGAAGGTAAACTGAATATGAATACACCCGAAATGAAAGAGGCATTGATTTTCTATCAAGAATTAGCAAAGTACACAATGCCTGGCTCTAACGATGTAACCGAAGTTAAGGATGCCTTCATGAACGGATCAGCTCCAATGGCGGTTTACTCAACCTATATTCTTCCAGCTGTATATGAACAAGGTAATTCAGCGAATATTGGTTTTGCGATACCAACTGAAGAAACAAAAGCTGTATATGGAACCGTATCTGCACTGACTATTTCCTCAGGTTTAGAGGATGAGCAAAAAACAGCAGCAAAGAAATTCGTTGAATTTGTGGCTCAACCGGAAAATATGACGAGATGGGTATTAATGTCACCAGGCGGCGCCCAACCAGTTAGCAAACTCGTTGTCGAGAATGAAGTTTATCATGCAAACGATGTCGTGAAATCCTTTGGTGAGCTTTCAACCGAAATTGCAGCATCTTTCGATGATGTTCAAATGTTTGGATTAGTTGAAGGAAAGAACTTCCTGAAAATGGGGGATGTTACAAGTTCAGGCGCAATTCCTAAATTAATCAATTCTATAACGGTTGGTGAAAAGAAAGTGAACAGTGAACTGAAAAAAGCTGATAAAGCTATTTCGGAAATTTTAAAAGAAAAATAA